Sequence from the Penaeus vannamei isolate JL-2024 chromosome 25, ASM4276789v1, whole genome shotgun sequence genome:
GTTTCACATTGGTGTTCTTTTATATTGTTGATGTTTCACAGTAATCACCATTGTAAGGCAAACTGAAACCAAAATCTGACCAATTCCTGTGACTCGATTTACCAGGAAATTATTTTAATAGTGTTGAAATATACAGGCTATTTGAATGTTAATAAATAGTTCAGGAAAAGAGCACACAAGAGGAGGTCTGCAGCATTTATCAAattcatataaaacaaaaaacaatggtcTCTAATGAAACTTTGTAACCTTGTAGTCCGGTAAAGCAGTGAATTTTAGCAACACTATTCCAAATGAATACGTAAAACACCCATAATCTATGCTTTCCTAATCTGCAATTCAAGCACGAAGATACAAATGTGGTTACCTTCTCTCCATCCATATTTTTCCATCTGAGAGTGGGCAAAATCAGCGCCTGATCCCTTCATGGTGAAGTTCGACGTCCACGAGGGTTTGTTGACGTTCGTGTAGTGAATTCGCGGATTCAGAGTCGAGGATTTATACGAATGCGATGTCGAGTTAGATCGAAATTTtctgtttctccatctatttTTGTTGCTTTATAAACCTATTCTTGGTAACTCAACTTGCTGATACAGTACAAATTTGAGTAATATTTCAGTAACACGTAGAAAGGGCAACCCAAAAATCAATTTCTCTTAGCAAAGGCCCcgcacacacataactatatgtgtatgtatgtatgtacgtatgtatgtatatatgtatgtatgtatatatgtatatatatatgtatatatatgtatatatatgtacatatatatctatgtctatatatatataatatatatatacataatatatatatgtatatatatataatatatatatatatatatatatatatatatatatatatatatatatatatataatatatatgtatatatataatacatatatataatatatatatataatatatgtatataatattatatatatatataaataaatatatatatataatgtatatatatattatattatatatatatatatatatatatatatatatatatatatatatatatatgtagatatagatatacacacacatacgtacatacgtgcacacacacacacacacacacacacacacacgcatatatatatatatatatatatatatatatatatatatatatatatatatatatatatatatatactcgtatatatatatatatatatatatatatatatatatatatatatatacatgtatatatatatatatatatatatatatatatatacatatatatacatatatatatatatatatatatatatatatatatatatatatatacacacacaagtaaatttatatatatatatataaatatatatatatatatatatatcatatatatatataatgtaaatatatatatatatatatatatatatatatatatatatatatatatgtatatatatatatatgtatatatatacatacatatatatatatatatatatatatatatatatatatatatatattatataaatgatataaaatatatatatatatatatatatacacaaatatatatatatatatatatatatatatatatatatatatatatatatagatatatatacatatatatatatatatatatatatatatatatatatatatatatatatatatatatatatatatatatatatatacatgcacatataaatataaatatattatatatatatatatatatatatatatatatatatatatatgcacatataaatataaatatattatatatatatatatatatatatatatatatatatatatatatatatatatatgtacatataaatataaatataaatatattatatatatatattatataaatgatatataatatatatatatacatatatatatatatatatatatatatatatatatatatttatacatatatatatatatatatgcacatataaatataaatatattatatatatatatatatatatatatatatatatatatatatatatatatatatatatatgcacatataaatataaatataaatatatatcatatatatatatatatatatatatatatatatatatatatatatatatatatatatatatatatgtatatatatatgaagaagttGGGAGGCGTAGAGTGAATGAAAGGGGTATTGGCTTACTGGTTTATTGGGGGAGAAAAGGTGTGACCCCAGaagagacccgtgccccgggtgccgagggcggagggtgacctgctCTGTTCTGTGTCTGCTCttgttcttctgtctctctgatctctctcggtctgcctgacgaggcgtccttttatccagcgactcctgtccggggcaggtgcctgcttctgtattttggggaGTCACTTCTTCCGGCTgggacaaagggggtgagttcgctGGAATtgttcgagggggagaaagtacttgggaaAACAAGGTATgatgccaggaaggaaggcagctgcaaggCCATAGGTGCAAGGCGAACCCAACCGGTTGGCCATATTGTTGACAACCGGCTGTCAACAATATGGCACAAGCCGGATGGGTGCGCCTTTGCACCTGGCCCTAGCTGCTGCCTAACTTCCTGTCATCGCACCTAACACACCTGAGCCTTgtttgcccaagtactttctccacTTGAGCGattccggcgaactcaccccctttgtcacgcctggaagaactgacaccccaaaatacagaagcaggcacctgccccGGACAGGAGTCGatgcataaaaggacgtctcatcaGACAGACTGGGATGGGTCTCTTGTGGTGTCACACCTTTCCTCCACCAATAAagcagcaagccaagacccctttcattcaccacctctACGCCCCCCCAACTTCAAACCAGATGGGTGCGCCTTCGCACCTGGCCCTAGCTGCTGCCTGACTTCCTGGTATCGCACCTACCATGCCTCAGCcatattgacaatatatatatatacacatagacataaaacacacacacatgtatatatatatatatatatatatatatatatatatatatatatatatacacacatatatatgtatatgtatttgtaaatatatatatatatatatgtatatatgtgtatatcatatatacatacatatatatatgtgtgtgtgtgtgtgtgtgtatatatatatattatatatatatatatatatatatatatatatatatatatatatatatatatatatatatatatatatatgggacacCCTCAAGCGCGAAATGctcgatgcagctcaagaatcgattggtgaatgCCGAAGAGCAAGGCAGGATTTTATTTCGCAGAAGACACTGGAAGCCTCAGAAGCTTGTCTGACAGGGATAGGGATTTGCATTATTCGTAGGTGCGCAAGACTCGATCACTGCTGAGGAGGGGCAAGGAAAAGCCTTGCAGtcgtcgaaggccatttcttagtaaataccCTTCGTCCTGATGAAAAACCTGAACTCCAAGCCTTCTTCACAGGCGAATGCAGTCTGCTCAATAAGTGgctagatcgtctcagatcctggtGGGGTGCAGGAGCGCTAGGCTGAGTATATTGAGGAGTtataccaggttgatccaccatcATTTAACTTGGATGAGGGTAGTGTTGAGATTCCGTTGCCGAACCCCCTATctgtgaggatccaccctccctaactaaaGTTAaaggggcgatttccaagctgaagcaTGATAAAGCAGCTGGTGGTGAACCTGTGGTGCtggggttgcatgttgtcctggctgccatatgGCAGTTGTTTGTGgactgcttgcagcttacattaACCTCAAGGGGGGATTTGatatggtgcatcaggaatcactctggaagattctgagattgagaggaattccaacagggATTATTTGATTAGTAGAGTCTGTATACTGTGGAGAGGCCTTCAGCGAGGTAGTCAAGAGCTAGGGCTTGAGTAGTAAGGTGAAGTAAACCCAAGTGCAGAGAAGTCTATTTCCGTCAAGAAATGCGGCATATATACAAGTAGGGTGTAGTAATACTGCAGGGTCGTCCGTGGTTGTGATgcgctgattggccgacggctgcatTCTTATCTTTCGCGTCGCGGCGAATCAGCGTCGCGGACCTCGCCGTGCTTGCCTGCCGGCtaactcggcgtaagggcaattatgCTGAGTGAGGTGTGCCGGTACCGAGTGAAGTGAGGGAAACTACGCAGAGAGAGGCACTACAGATCGAGGATCCTGCGAGGACGAGAATGGCGTCCGGATCTCGTGTAGGGAAGCGTCATTGTGGTCCGTGGCATCGATGTATGCTGGCTTAAGGCGCTCCGTGGTAACCCAGTCAGTTTGTCCTTCAAGTTGTAACTTAAACGCTCTGGGGGAGCGCTGGAGGACCCTGAAAGGACCCTTGTAAGGGCAAGATAGTGGCAGGACCCTTGTAAGGGTAAGATAGTGGCAGGACCCTTGTAAGGGCAAGATAATGGCTGGCGGTGGGTGTCGTCTCGGAGAAAGACGAACTTGGCCGTATCCAGTCCTGGCGGGGTGTAGGACAGGTGATGCGAGTGATGGGTTGGTCTGCTTGGAGCGAAATTCCGGGCCACCCGGCGGAGGTCCTCTATCCGAGTGTCGCTCACGCCGTCGTTGGGGAAGAATTCTCCGGCCACGACGAGGGGCTGGCCGTATACCATCTCGGCTGCAGAATGAGCAAGATCCTCCTTAGGCGTTGTCCTGAGCCCAAGAAGCACCCAGGGGAGCTGTGAAGTCCATGTGACTGTGGTGCAACGGGCGGTGAGGGCCATCTTGAGGGATCGATGCCATCTCTCGATGAGTCCATTAGCTTGTGGATGGTATGCCGTTGTGAAGTGGAGAGTGACCCCAAGGGGCTGTGCTAGGGCCTTCCACAGCTCTGAGGTGAAGCTTGCTCCCCTATCAGACATTATATGTTCCGGGAGACCAAGAAGGGCGATCTAGGAGCCAAGGAGTGCCTGGGCGCAGGATCTGGTGGTTGCATCCTCCATGGGTGTGGCTTCAGGCCAGCGAGTAGAGCGgtcgatgatggtgaagatgtacCTCTTGCCTTCTGACGGTGGGAGAGGTCCGACGACGTCCACGTGAATGTGGCCAAAATGTCGCGTGGGCTGGGGCAGGTCGTGGATGGGTGGCTTGGTGTGGCGGTGGATTTTGTTGTGCTGGCACTGCTCACAGCTCCTTACCCAATCTTGGAGATCTCTTTTCATGGAGTGCCACACGAACTTCTCCGAAACCAGCTTGGTGGTGCTGCAGATGGATGGATGAGCTAGTCCATGGATGAGATTGAAGATTTCCCTCTGAAATGTGGTAACtacgagggggcgggggcggccggTGCTGACGTCGCAGAGGACAGGCGTATCTCCAATGGTGACTCTCTCCCAGCGAAGACTGGTGATGGCCGTGATGTAGGCCATGGTCTCAGGATCTCGCTCTTGTTCTGCTGCTAGAGCCTTGTAGTCGACCCCAAGCTGCATGGAGATCTCGATGCGTGAGAGAGAATCGGCGACAGGATTCTGGGAGCCTGAGAGGTGTCTCATTGTGCAGCCTGTCTCGGCGATGGCTGAGAGCTGTCGTTGCTGCCGGTCTGACCATGCATCCCCTGACTTGGAAAGGGCGTTGACCAGAGACTTGTGATCTGTGAAAATAGTGTAAGACATACCCTCGAGCATGTGGCAGAAGTGTCGCACGGCCTGGTGAACTACCAGGAGCTCTCTGTCGAACGTGCTGTACATCCGCTCAGGTGGTCGGAGCTTCCGGCTGAAGAATCCTAAGGGCTGTCGTCTGCCATGGACGTCTTGTTCCAGGACGGCTCCTACTGCAACTTTGATGGCGTCTGTTGGGAGGTAGAGCTGGGCTTTGGGGGCGGGCCATGCTAAGATAGTAGCTCTGGCAAGGGATGTTTTAGCAGCTGTGAAGGCTTTCTCTTGGTTGTGGGACCAGGTGAGTGATGAAAGGGGGCGAGAATGCTGGCGGCCCTGGGGATGAATCGGTGATAGTAATTTATCATCCCTAGGAACTGCTGGACTCCCTTGACAGATGTTGGCGTAGGGAACTGGAGCACAGCGTCAACTTTATTGGCCTGTGGTCGGATGCCCTGGCTCTGGATCTTGTATCCTAAGAAGGCGATGGTGCCAAAAATGCATTTGTCCGGGCTCACTACCAGGCCATTTTGCTTCAGAAATGCGGTACATATACAAGTAGGGTGCAGTAATACTGCAGAGTCGTCCGCGGTTGTGATgcgctgattggccgacggctgcatTCTTATCTTTCGCGTCGCGGCGAatcgccgcggacctcgccatgCTTGCCTGTCGGCtcactcggcgtaagggcaattatgCTGAGTGAGGTGTGCCGGTGCCGAGTGAAGTGAGGGAAACTACGCCGAGTGAGGCTGCACCGGTGTCGACTGAAGTAATAACGAAGAGAGAGGCAGCGccggtgccgaggtgattgtggcCTCTGCCACAATACTGGCACTGTAATGGGTGATGGAGGCCTGTCGaacttcttccctgttagttcaggagtaagggaaggctgtgtccttgcaccaacactttttaaCATTTGTTTGGACtgggatactgggcagagctacggTCTAAAgttattgtggagcaactctgggcaatatcaaggttactgaccttgactttgctgacaaTGTtggtattctatctgagtcctagtggtggctcttgatgcatttagcaatgaagtgaagtccctgggtctagaggtctctagactttggggacttgttaggagaacctgtgtggtcggtatgtgcttgcggcgaggacgctGAAGtcagagaactttacataccttaCTAGTataattcataactctgggctgtcagaccaggaagtcagtagacggattggtttGGCAGtatgggtcatgaactctcttgacaagagcatttggagatgccggtacctgtgcagaaggaccaagctatgtgttttcaaggccctgataatgccagttttactatatgaTGGTGAAACCTGGATGTTATCCTGTGCTTTGGGATCTCATATTGATGCCTTGTGTAATAAGtacttgcaccggatcatggggtacagttagcgggaccacgtgtccaaccaacggatGCACCGTGAGACCTGTTatttgcacaatctgtgatcgccaactcaggctataaggccacctggctcgtttcccacagcatgttcctgcccaccaggttgttcCTTTGTGGGACAATCCtcgatggaggaggcctgtgggagaACTTAGGAAGTCGTGACTTGGACAGATCGATCAAACATGTTGTGAAAAGCTTGAGTTTggtcgagtccctgcctggcggctcgtcatgagggaccctcgcaagtggaaacgaagggaggatgaggctatgcgcccccgtcggcattagctccccaatgatgatgatacatatgtgtatgcacacacacacacacacacacacacacacacacacatatatatatatatatatatatatatatgtgtgtgtgtgtgtgtgtgtgtgtgtgtgtgtgtgtgtgcacatatcttgtgcttgtgtgtgtgcatgcgtatatatatatatatatatatatatatatatatatatatatatatatatacatacatacatatatatacatatataaatatatatattcatgtatatatatacatatataaaatacatacacacacacacacacacacacacacacacacctacacacacacacacacacacacacacagacacacagacacacacacacacacacacacacacacacacacacacacatatatatatatatatatatatatatatatatatatatatatatatatatatgaatgtatgccgGACACCTTTTGATTGTAGGAACACACAGGCAGTTCTTTGCCTTTAGTCACATCGGGATGCGCATGTGCTGTTCTTGTGGTcaggcacattcacacacacatatgtatgcacggagaaaaagatagaaagcaaatgagagagagagagagagagagagagagagagagagagagagagagagagagaaagagagagagagagagagagagagagagagagagagagagatgcacgataggtagagaaaaaagagaggatgagagtgaaagagagagagagagagagagagagagaatggggtggtgtggggggctGATAACTTTAACACGATTGCCCGATAAGATAACTGCCCTTGAAGATATTAACTTCATTAGTCACCGCATTTTCGCCCTGTacctatattattatcaataaaaaataaacgataaaatgaatgaaatagctAATTTGTAACTATCATTCACAAAATTAATGTTACTGCATCCGTTTTCTTCAACATAATATACCCTCAAGCCTAAATATTTACACACTGGCACCCGTGTCTCGTCTACAAGATCGTGCCTTCCCTGGAACAATAGCCAGTAGTGTGTCTCTGTTGACGGTGTAAAAAGGCTCTAGCATCTTCAATCGATATTTTTTTCAGGGCTGAGGTATGTTGTTAACTGAATCTTGGGCAATACTGATTAAGGCAGCTGCACTACATATACCGAGGAAAGCataatagaattattgactagtgttcgtACATGTGGGGAAGTTCATAAAATTGTGGAAACCTCACTGGTCGTGCTTTAATTCAAATTCAAAGGTTGCCTTTCTAAGAGTCCACAAACTTCGATGTCTCGAACCATCTCGAAATACTGTGGGCTTTCTTAAAAGTACGGCGAAATACCCCCATGAAAGGGAATCCGGgagcttgcccccggtagggaaatatcCCTAGGGAAGGGGGTCcaggggcttgcccccggtagggaaatacccccagGGAAGGGCTTACCCCCGGTaggggggttaggaaggtatgcttcgtttgtacGGCGAACTACCTccaggaaaggggtaaggaattACCCCAGGGAAGGTGGTCCgtgggcttgcccccggtagggacagaaataccccagggaaggggtccGAGTTAGGTAAAGTTAAGAAATTTCGTCGAGATTTCGGCAACAAACCCCAGTACATCTGGCAGCGGAATCTTtttcggattttgcattttttttcttcaaaattttcacttttgaATCCACTATTTCTCCCATGTGtgtgctctccccccctccaacccccgatTTTCCACAGGtcccccaagattgaagggggtaggagaaaaaaacaacaaataagcgCGGCTGTCTTACTTTGAATTACCGAATCGTGTAATTTATTATCGTGTATGGGTAAATATGTGCAGTGGCCGAGATTTTACATTTTCGAAATTTTGCATGATCTTATTAGCTTATATTTCTCACGTAAGACCATTCACTACAGATTATATATACTCTGTTTCCGGTGTTTATTATTGTCTAACTTCATGAAAAGCAGTACCAGTACTAATCTGCTTTCTTTACGGCATGTTTTTCCTAAACATACTGAAGTCGGAGTTATTTAAACTAATGATTCACCAAGTGGAGGTATCTCACTAGGTAGAAGTGGCCATGTGCACTGAAATACAGactaatatttattttgtttgcagCAGAAAACAAGAGGAATTCTTTCGACGCCTTGGCCCACTGTCAAGACTTGTCCAGGAACGCTCAGATCCACAACCGACTGCTTTAACATATCAATCCTACAACAATGCCGAAGACCGTCATTGCTGCCCTGCAGATTGGGACAAGCCCAGACGGCTCTGCATCCACCGTTCAAAACATTCTCAAGTTTGAACCCGAAATCATAGAGACTGGCTGCAAGTTGTTAGTCTTACCCGAAGCTCTGCTGGGAGGATACCCTAAAGGATCTTCTTTTGGCACCCGGCTGGGCTTCAGGACGCCTGAGGGCAGGGATGAGTTCCTCAGGTACTGGAAACAGGCAGTGGACATCTCGGGCCCCGAAGTGGACTCTCTCTGCAAACTGGCGAGGAGAGCGATGACCTTCATCGTCGTCGGCGTCGTCGAACGGGGCGGCTCCACGCTGTACTGCACTGCCCTCTTTATCTCGGACGAGGGCGAGGTCGTCGCGAAGCACCGGAAAGTGCTCCCGACGGCCAGCGAGCGGCTGATCTGGGGTCGCGGCGACGGCTCCACTTTACCCCTCGTCAAGACGCCCGCAGGGGTGGCCGGAGCTGCCATATGCTGGGAGAACTACATGCCCCTTCTGCGCTACGCCATGTACGCCAAAGGCATTCAGATCTGGTGCGCGCCCACGGTGGACGAACGGGACATCTGGCAAACGAGTATGAAGCACATAGCATACGAAGGACGGATGTTCCTGGTGAGCGCATGTCAGTACCAGCCTCCCCCTTCGGTAGAGACGAGCGCAGCCTTGGGGCTCCCGTCGGATAGGCCTATAATACGAGGGGGCTCCGTCATTTACTCGCCCATGGGAGAACCGCTGGCCGGCCCTGTGTACGACCAGGAGGCGCTCCTGAAAGCCGAGATCGACCTGGATGAAATCATTCGAGCTCGCTACGACATGGACGTCGTTGGCCACTACGCTCGGCCCGACATCTTCCAGCTCGTGGTGGACGAGAAGCCGAAGAACTCCATGGACTGTCAGTAACACGTGAATTGCAGTCGTAGTCATGGCGATCCTAATACTTTGAATTTGTCATGTTTATGaccatttttactgtttttttttttaaatattgttattgatgttatgttataattattattattgttgttcttctacttattattattgctataatcaccatcaccattattgcagttgttcttattgttattattattattaccatcatcattattactatcactattattactattaacgtcatcaatatcatcattgccattagtaGTAGCATTGCCGTTAGTACTTTACAGTATGATAGAGATTAAGTTCAGTATGGACTTTAAAGCTCATGCTGACCATTTCACCGAGTGTTGAAACATGCATTATGTTCGAAATATATTTACAAAGCCCTCTGCTTGgcttcttattttcatcttcgtAAATCTCACCCATTCTAAATTAAAAGGATGTCTATGTAAGaactgtgttttttctctctctctgctcatcaaTAAATTTAACAGTAAATAGTCAGTGTCTTAAAATCCCGGCTTACCATGCATGGAGACCAGTCTTATTTGGAATGTAGATTCTGATTCGAAAGGAAACGATTACGTATAAAACATTTGGAAGATTTTAAAACATTAGAATCCACGCACGGTCTTATTAATAATACTTGTCAGCATGAGATAACAGTAAATTGTTAATGAGTCACTTCACCtgaacatgtaatatatatatatatatatatatatatatatatatatatatatatatatatatatatatatatatatatatatgtttcctttTTAGCATATGCTGTGACATCACATATTTGTGACAAGATATAACTTGAATATATCATATCCTTTCAATAGCTAATCTGTTAAAGCGGCTTTGACACGTCTTGCCaagctttctcactctttttagtCTGTTCCTGtgttatatttcatattcatctGCCTTCTTTCTTCAGTAGAGTCCATAATTCTCTACAGGACTTATATCTGGTGAATTTTAGTTTAAATTTCATACGCATTATGATTCGCAATGACCATATATATCTTACTAGCACGATGCTTCGCCAGCGCACCCCGAATCGTGACTTTCTGGGGAATCTTTTCATTACACATTGCGGGGAATATGACTTCAAAGGGGCGGTCACACTAATCTTCTTAATCCGGGGATCCCTTTATAGACCGGGATACTTCCCCTGCTATGAAAGTCACCGAAATTATATCAGCTTGCCTATTCGGGGATTCCTCGTCGGCGGGACTAGTGTGACCGTTGGTTAACAGTCGTCTTCTCACGGTCCTCTGCTTGTTACTATTTGCGGCGATGTGTTGCCAtccgaggaaaagagaaataaatgttttcttcctctttcttcttttagaaGGTTTTAgacttaatgaaatgtttgatgAAAGAGTGTACTGAAATTATAAATCAGGATTTTTTTGaacttattatatattatcattattaacacttactaaaaaaaaaaaataataataaattcatacTGATCTACACAAACCATTATAATCGCTAACAAAACATTCCAAATActgaagatataaatacaaagcaTTGGCAATTGAGTCATAGGGGAAAAGTTCCTTTCTCAATAGCTTTCAGGTGCGCGAACAGCTGACATCACATACACAGACTACCCATGCAACCCGAAAACAAGGCACTCTACATCAGCCTACATAGTAAAATGGTTTTGTAGGTCTGAGGAATCTCTCGTTAGCCTTTTTATCTTAAGTTGTCTGTTATCTAGAAGAACACCCTTCCATGgattgtatatttattcattctagagcagtttttttttaacctttaatgcagttacatttttttccttttggaagAAACAGTTGACTCCCAGGAGGTTTCGGGTATGTCGGACAattgaggaggaggtagggaatgtatatataaaaaaaaaaacttctccatcactctctcttatGAAATATGATCTCATGGCATACAGACTGTAAGAGAAGTATGGAAAATATGTGTTACCTTGtggcattatgattatgattttgccccttaacttatatatatatatatataaaaaaaaaacagttcatattcataatttctcAACAGTTATGGCTATGACTTCCCAATACATGTATTCTGTGGTAATTCCGAAAATGGAATGAGAAAGTACTGAAGgaaatgtatcattattataaactttAATTCACTGAAATCACAAATCTGAAAAACAATCTGTTGGGAGACA
This genomic interval carries:
- the LOC138866360 gene encoding uncharacterized protein, translated to MSDRGASFTSELWKALAQPLGVTLHFTTAYHPQANGLIERWHRSLKMALTARCTTVTWTSQLPWVLLGLRTTPKEDLAHSAAEMVYGQPLVVAGEFFPNDGVSDTRIEDLRRVARNFAPSRPTHHSHHLSYTPPGLDTAKFVFLRDDTHRQPLSCPYKGPATILPLQGSCHYLALTRVLSGSSSAPPERLSYNLKDKLTGLPRSALSQHTSMPRTTMTLPYTRSGRHSRPRRILDL
- the LOC138866451 gene encoding uncharacterized protein, yielding MPKTVIAALQIGTSPDGSASTVQNILKFEPEIIETGCKLLVLPEALLGGYPKGSSFGTRLGFRTPEGRDEFLRYWKQAVDISGPEVDSLCKLARRAMTFIVVGVVERGGSTLYCTALFISDEGEVVAKHRKVLPTASERLIWGRGDGSTLPLVKTPAGVAGAAICWENYMPLLRYAMYAKGIQIWCAPTVDERDIWQTSMKHIAYEGRMFLVSACQYQPPPSVETSAALGLPSDRPIIRGGSVIYSPMGEPLAGPVYDQEALLKAEIDLDEIIRARYDMDVVGHYARPDIFQLVVDEKPKNSMDCQ